Within Nocardioides rotundus, the genomic segment TACCCTGCAACGACGACCGCCGCCACAGTCCGAACGAGCGTGACAAGATTGGGGACCGTGGCGACGCGGTCTGCTAGGAACGCACAGCGGACTGGCGTCAGAGGCCTGAGTGGACTGTTGGATTCAGGCCGCTGGCTAACTCTGAGGTCCGCTGGTTCTTCCGCTGTGCCGGTCAATTCCGTAGTCAAGGGGGCCATGCCCTCAGCGTGTGCCTGAGCCCTGGTCGGCGCCTCAGACCCAGGGTCGGCATCGGGCCCGGAGACGGCCCTCTGGAAGGAGGTCCCCTGGTACCTGGGTACCAACTTCAGGTTGCAGAGGCTCCTCAAGAGGCGCTCAGCGGTCTCACGCCGTCACAATGACCGTTATGACGCACGGTTCGCCCTGGGCGGCCCCGGGCCCCGGCCTTGAGAGGCTGCGTTGGCTCGTCCCGCCCGCATTGTTGGCGGTCGTCATCGGATCGCTGTATGTGGTGTGGTTGAACAAGCCAGATACCTGGCAGGCTGCTGGCGCGCTCATTGTCTTGGGTTGCAGCGTTTTCGCAGCACTATCGAGTCGCTCCCGACGGCTTCTCATCGGCTTCGCGGCGTTCGGTGGCGGCGTCGCCGTGGCCATGACCAGTCGTGAATTCTTCTCGTTCTGGCCTGCCGCGTGCGTCCTACTCACGACCTCCGCTGTCGCGGAATGGGGACTGCGCGCGAGATCGCTACCGCCCGTGACCGCCTTCCTAGCGGTGGCCGGGCTCATTGCGGCGGCGCTTGGTCCGGATGCGCAACTCGCGGCTCCTCTGCTGCCGATCGTGGCAGCGGCGGCAGCCGCCGGTCTGGTGCGCCTCGGTGTCTCCCGGATCAAACGCAGCCACGATCTCGAGGCGCGCGCCGCGGAATACCGCCACCGGGCGGAGGCCAGCGAGGCCGAGAACCTCGAGCTTCAGCGACGCACGGCCCTCGCGCGCGAGCTTCACGACTCGTTGGGACATCACGTGTCGGCGATAGTCGTGCAAGCGGAGGCAGGACGAGTCGATCGGGCCGATGAGGCGCTCGCCTCCATAGCCGACTTGGGACGTCAAGCCTTGGACGAACTCGAAGGGGTTCTCTTCGACTTGCGAGCGTCCACCAGTGAGACGCCCGAGACAACCGAGGTCGACTTGGGTCGAATCGACTCCAGGCTTGCCCAACCGCTGCGCCACCAAGGGGTGCTCGTCGACGTCCAGGTAAGGACCATCGAGACCAACCCTGCGCACCTGGCTGCGGTCTACCGCGTGGTACAGGAGGCACTGACCAACACGTTGCGTCACGCGGGTGCGGGGAGGGTAGACGTGGTCGTCCGCGACGAGGGCAACGATCTGGTCGTGCACGTCCACGACGACGGAGTCGGCATCGCCGCAGGCGCACCTGTCGGCAACGGGCTGCAAGGAATCCGCGAGCGTGCGTCCCTCCTCGGCGGGGAGGCTGACATCACCTCACCACAGTCGGGCGGCACTCGAGTCCTGGTTCGGATCCCGAGGACGGACACGTGATCCGAATCGCGGTGGTCGACGACCAAGAGCTGGTGCGTGAGGGCCTGTCCATGATGCTGTCCGCCCAGACGGACCTCGACGTCGTGCTCGAGGCCGCCCACGGCCGTGCGTTCTTGGACGCGTTAGACACGAGTCCCGCCATCGATCTGGTTCTGCTCGACTTGAGAATGCCAGTGATGGACGGCATCGCGACCCTGGCAGAGCTCAGCCGCCTGCACCGCAGACCGGCCGTGTTGGTCGTCACCACGTTCGCGCGCGACCAGCTCGTCGTCGAGGCGATTGCGTCAGGGGCCGACGGGTACGTGCTGAAGCGAGGGAGTCGAGCCGACCTGTTGCGTGCGGTACGAACCGTTGCCCAAGGCGGATCCGTT encodes:
- a CDS encoding response regulator transcription factor, yielding MIRIAVVDDQELVREGLSMMLSAQTDLDVVLEAAHGRAFLDALDTSPAIDLVLLDLRMPVMDGIATLAELSRLHRRPAVLVVTTFARDQLVVEAIASGADGYVLKRGSRADLLRAVRTVAQGGSVLAPEVTRAVTARLRTQPSVVPADLSGYRLTRRELDVLGLVGCGLNNHEIADQLSLSPHTVKTHLTSVLAKTGSRDRTQAALLAIRAGLA
- a CDS encoding sensor histidine kinase; the encoded protein is MTVMTHGSPWAAPGPGLERLRWLVPPALLAVVIGSLYVVWLNKPDTWQAAGALIVLGCSVFAALSSRSRRLLIGFAAFGGGVAVAMTSREFFSFWPAACVLLTTSAVAEWGLRARSLPPVTAFLAVAGLIAAALGPDAQLAAPLLPIVAAAAAAGLVRLGVSRIKRSHDLEARAAEYRHRAEASEAENLELQRRTALARELHDSLGHHVSAIVVQAEAGRVDRADEALASIADLGRQALDELEGVLFDLRASTSETPETTEVDLGRIDSRLAQPLRHQGVLVDVQVRTIETNPAHLAAVYRVVQEALTNTLRHAGAGRVDVVVRDEGNDLVVHVHDDGVGIAAGAPVGNGLQGIRERASLLGGEADITSPQSGGTRVLVRIPRTDT